A part of Capsicum annuum cultivar UCD-10X-F1 chromosome 6, UCD10Xv1.1, whole genome shotgun sequence genomic DNA contains:
- the LOC107854361 gene encoding dof zinc finger protein DOF3.1 yields MQDPSSLIYSQIKPQFPDQEVLKCPRCDSINTKFCYYNNYNLSQPRHFCKNCKRYWTKGGILRNIPVGGSSRKNSKRSSSSSSSSKQSLRTSSLSPSSAQNGKIEVFPTPAFPAFDQESPILDANGPFGPFLVSNGSEIGNLLEGLNPNGPNYSGSDDAAAQSENNSTRDDEYLDVQKGEDSNCWNVNTNSWADLAIYTPGSRFQ; encoded by the coding sequence ATGCAAGATCCATCATCATTAATATATTCACAGATCAAGCCTCAATTCCCAGATCAAGAAGTATTGAAATGTCCTAGATGTGACTCAATCAACACAAAGTTTTGTTACTACAACAATTACAACCTTTCTCAGCCACGACATTTTTGTAAGAATTGTAAAAGGTATTGGACTAAAGGAGGTATTTTAAGGAACATTCCAGTTGGTGGAAGCTCTCGTAAGAACTCGAAgcgatcatcatcatcatcaagtaGTAGTAAACAATCCTTAAGGACATCGTCTTTATCACCATCTTCAGCACAGAATGGAAAAATAGAGGTTTTTCCTACACCTGCTTTTCCAGCTTTTGATCAGGAAAGCCCGATTCTTGATGCGAACGGGCCTTTTGGCCCATTCCTGGTGTCCAACGGGTCAGAGATAGGCAATTTGTTAGAAGGTTTGAATCCAAACGGGCCTAATTATTCGGGCTCTGATGATGCTGCGGCTCAAAGTGAGAATAATAGTACCAGAGATGATGAATATTTGGATGTTCAGAAGGGTGAAGATTCTAATTGTTGGAATGTTAATACTAATAGTTGGGCTGATCTTGCTATTTACACACCAGGTTCAAGATTCCAGTAA